A single region of the Salvia splendens isolate huo1 chromosome 18, SspV2, whole genome shotgun sequence genome encodes:
- the LOC121776540 gene encoding uncharacterized protein LOC121776540 isoform X2 codes for MAVEASLGNSVASLSAENVKSTGKSDAGSQVSNSGDGVYCHQCRQKTRAPAAACKNLTKKKPCLVKMCHRCLWNRYGEEVEEVASLEEWKCPKCRGACNCSVCLKRRGLQPMGVLTNAAKATGFSSITEMPTADSAEGSDTGKVGKDMNGSLENDVLSARKKGKESLNADYNTSSKRMKHSKLDETSQIIPKEVVLPVGTDLSSVAGIDVPAEDVGHALEFVEFCYVFGEILKFKDGEALCVLRDIFHGQTKKRGISCPVVMFHVHLLSVINEEEGEKFAEPNPSSWFSVLKKCLAESEHFLRVLGMSYLEKAADYDALNASEMLRVLNLLCIHALGTKKLRNWIEFQITQFNQKAEEAKLKVFEARGETLKQKIKQDTIKAIDARDGEQEAIVSLNSSAAEQAHGKLLESEAMLLKLDQTAEAI; via the exons ATGGCGGTTGAAGCATCCCTAGGTAATTCTGTGGCGTCTCTGTCGGCAGAGAACGTTAAATCAACCGGAAAATCAGATGCCGGTAGCCAAGTTAGTAATTCTGGTGACGGGGTGTATTGCCATCAG TGTCGTCAAAAAACCAGGGCTCCCGCAGCAGCATGCAAGAATCTTACCAAGAAAAAACCCTGTTTAGTAAAGATGTGTCACAGATGCCTATGGAACAG GTACGGTGAAGAGGTGGAGGAAGTAGCTAGTTTGGAGGAATGGAAGTGCCCGAAATGCAGGGGCGCTTGCAACTGCAGTGTGTGCTT GAAGAGAAGGGGCCTTCAACCCATGGGTGTACTTACCAATGCAGCAAAAGCGACTGGATTCTCTTCCATCACTGAGATGCCAACTGCTGACAGTGCTGAGGGTTCAGATACTGGAAAGGTTGGTAAAGACATGAATGGGTCTCTGGAAAAT GATGTATTATCTGCTAGAAAGAAAGGGAAGGAAAGTTTGAATGCAGATTATAATACCTCTTCAAAGAGAATGAAGCATTCTAAATTGGATGAAACCAGCCAGATTATTCCTAAAGAAGTTGTGCTGCCAGTGGGAACGGACTTGAGCAGTGTGGCTGGCATTGATGTACCTGCAGAAGATGTTGGCCATGCCTTGGAGTTTGTAGAATTCTGTTATGTTTTTGGAGAG ATCCTGAAATTCAAAGACGGGGAAGCATTATGTGTCCTTCGAGATATATTTCATGGGCAAACTAAAAAGCGAGGAATATCATGTCCGGTTGTCATGTTTCATGTACACCTACTATCAGTAATTAATGAGGAAGAGGGAGAGAA ATTTGCAGAGCCGAATCCGAGCTCGTGGTTCAGTGTGCTGAAGAAATGCTTGGCTGAATCTGAACATTTTCTTAGAGTGTTGGGGATGAGTTATTTAGAGAAGGCTGCTGACTATGATGCTTTAAATGCTTCAGAAATGCTTAGGGTCTTAAATCTGCTGTGCATTCATGCTCTTGGCACGAA AAAGCTAAGAAATTGGATAGAATTCCAAATAACACAATTTAACCAGAAGGCAGAAGAAGCTAAGCTTAAGGTTTTTGAAGCAAGAGGCGAG ACTTTGAAGCAGAAAATAAAACAGGACACTATCAAAGCTATTGATGCTAGGGATGGGGAGCAGGAAGCAATTGTTTCTCTTAATAGCTCTGCTGCAGAGCAAGCTCATGGAAAGCTGCTTGAGTCAGAGGCAATGCTTTTGAAGC
- the LOC121776540 gene encoding uncharacterized protein LOC121776540 isoform X3 produces the protein MAVEASLGNSVASLSAENVKSTGKSDAGSQVSNSGDGVYCHQCRQKTRAPAAACKNLTKKKPCLVKMCHRCLWNRYGEEVEEVASLEEWKCPKCRGACNCSVCLKRRGLQPMGVLTNAAKATGFSSITEMPTADSAEGSDTGKVGKDMNGSLENDVLSARKKGKESLNADYNTSSKRMKHSKLDETSQIIPKEVVLPVGTDLSSVAGIDVPAEDVGHALEFVEFCYVFGEILKFKDGEALCVLRDIFHGQTKKRGISCPVVMFHVHLLSVINEEEGEKFAEPNPSSWFSVLKKCLAESEHFLRVLGMSYLEKAADYDALNASEMLRVLNLLCIHALGTKKLRNWIEFQITQFNQKAEEAKLKVFEARGEKIKQDTIKAIDARDGEQEAIVSLNSSAAEQAHGKLLESEAMLLKRISTKVEKY, from the exons ATGGCGGTTGAAGCATCCCTAGGTAATTCTGTGGCGTCTCTGTCGGCAGAGAACGTTAAATCAACCGGAAAATCAGATGCCGGTAGCCAAGTTAGTAATTCTGGTGACGGGGTGTATTGCCATCAG TGTCGTCAAAAAACCAGGGCTCCCGCAGCAGCATGCAAGAATCTTACCAAGAAAAAACCCTGTTTAGTAAAGATGTGTCACAGATGCCTATGGAACAG GTACGGTGAAGAGGTGGAGGAAGTAGCTAGTTTGGAGGAATGGAAGTGCCCGAAATGCAGGGGCGCTTGCAACTGCAGTGTGTGCTT GAAGAGAAGGGGCCTTCAACCCATGGGTGTACTTACCAATGCAGCAAAAGCGACTGGATTCTCTTCCATCACTGAGATGCCAACTGCTGACAGTGCTGAGGGTTCAGATACTGGAAAGGTTGGTAAAGACATGAATGGGTCTCTGGAAAAT GATGTATTATCTGCTAGAAAGAAAGGGAAGGAAAGTTTGAATGCAGATTATAATACCTCTTCAAAGAGAATGAAGCATTCTAAATTGGATGAAACCAGCCAGATTATTCCTAAAGAAGTTGTGCTGCCAGTGGGAACGGACTTGAGCAGTGTGGCTGGCATTGATGTACCTGCAGAAGATGTTGGCCATGCCTTGGAGTTTGTAGAATTCTGTTATGTTTTTGGAGAG ATCCTGAAATTCAAAGACGGGGAAGCATTATGTGTCCTTCGAGATATATTTCATGGGCAAACTAAAAAGCGAGGAATATCATGTCCGGTTGTCATGTTTCATGTACACCTACTATCAGTAATTAATGAGGAAGAGGGAGAGAA ATTTGCAGAGCCGAATCCGAGCTCGTGGTTCAGTGTGCTGAAGAAATGCTTGGCTGAATCTGAACATTTTCTTAGAGTGTTGGGGATGAGTTATTTAGAGAAGGCTGCTGACTATGATGCTTTAAATGCTTCAGAAATGCTTAGGGTCTTAAATCTGCTGTGCATTCATGCTCTTGGCACGAA AAAGCTAAGAAATTGGATAGAATTCCAAATAACACAATTTAACCAGAAGGCAGAAGAAGCTAAGCTTAAGGTTTTTGAAGCAAGAGGCGAG AAAATAAAACAGGACACTATCAAAGCTATTGATGCTAGGGATGGGGAGCAGGAAGCAATTGTTTCTCTTAATAGCTCTGCTGCAGAGCAAGCTCATGGAAAGCTGCTTGAGTCAGAGGCAATGCTTTTGAAGC GCATTTCCACAAAGGTGGAAAAATATTAG
- the LOC121776540 gene encoding uncharacterized protein LOC121776540 isoform X5, whose translation MAVEASLGNSVASLSAENVKSTGKSDAGSQVSNSGDGVYCHQCRQKTRAPAAACKNLTKKKPCLVKMCHRCLWNRYGEEVEEVASLEEWKCPKCRGACNCSVCLKRRGLQPMGVLTNAAKATGFSSITEMPTADSAEGSDTGKVGKDMNGSLENDVLSARKKGKESLNADYNTSSKRMKHSKLDETSQIIPKEVVLPVGTDLSSVAGIDVPAEDVGHALEFVEFCYVFGEILKFKDGEALCVLRDIFHGQTKKRGISCPVVMFHVHLLSVINEEEGEKFAEPNPSSWFSVLKKCLAESEHFLRVLGMSYLEKAADYDALNASEMLRVLNLLCIHALGTKKLRNWIEFQITQFNQKAEEAKLKVFEARGEDTIKAIDARDGEQEAIVSLNSSAAEQAHGKLLESEAMLLKRISTKVEKY comes from the exons ATGGCGGTTGAAGCATCCCTAGGTAATTCTGTGGCGTCTCTGTCGGCAGAGAACGTTAAATCAACCGGAAAATCAGATGCCGGTAGCCAAGTTAGTAATTCTGGTGACGGGGTGTATTGCCATCAG TGTCGTCAAAAAACCAGGGCTCCCGCAGCAGCATGCAAGAATCTTACCAAGAAAAAACCCTGTTTAGTAAAGATGTGTCACAGATGCCTATGGAACAG GTACGGTGAAGAGGTGGAGGAAGTAGCTAGTTTGGAGGAATGGAAGTGCCCGAAATGCAGGGGCGCTTGCAACTGCAGTGTGTGCTT GAAGAGAAGGGGCCTTCAACCCATGGGTGTACTTACCAATGCAGCAAAAGCGACTGGATTCTCTTCCATCACTGAGATGCCAACTGCTGACAGTGCTGAGGGTTCAGATACTGGAAAGGTTGGTAAAGACATGAATGGGTCTCTGGAAAAT GATGTATTATCTGCTAGAAAGAAAGGGAAGGAAAGTTTGAATGCAGATTATAATACCTCTTCAAAGAGAATGAAGCATTCTAAATTGGATGAAACCAGCCAGATTATTCCTAAAGAAGTTGTGCTGCCAGTGGGAACGGACTTGAGCAGTGTGGCTGGCATTGATGTACCTGCAGAAGATGTTGGCCATGCCTTGGAGTTTGTAGAATTCTGTTATGTTTTTGGAGAG ATCCTGAAATTCAAAGACGGGGAAGCATTATGTGTCCTTCGAGATATATTTCATGGGCAAACTAAAAAGCGAGGAATATCATGTCCGGTTGTCATGTTTCATGTACACCTACTATCAGTAATTAATGAGGAAGAGGGAGAGAA ATTTGCAGAGCCGAATCCGAGCTCGTGGTTCAGTGTGCTGAAGAAATGCTTGGCTGAATCTGAACATTTTCTTAGAGTGTTGGGGATGAGTTATTTAGAGAAGGCTGCTGACTATGATGCTTTAAATGCTTCAGAAATGCTTAGGGTCTTAAATCTGCTGTGCATTCATGCTCTTGGCACGAA AAAGCTAAGAAATTGGATAGAATTCCAAATAACACAATTTAACCAGAAGGCAGAAGAAGCTAAGCTTAAGGTTTTTGAAGCAAGAGGCGAG GACACTATCAAAGCTATTGATGCTAGGGATGGGGAGCAGGAAGCAATTGTTTCTCTTAATAGCTCTGCTGCAGAGCAAGCTCATGGAAAGCTGCTTGAGTCAGAGGCAATGCTTTTGAAGC GCATTTCCACAAAGGTGGAAAAATATTAG
- the LOC121776540 gene encoding uncharacterized protein LOC121776540 isoform X7 has translation MAVEASLGNSVASLSAENVKSTGKSDAGSQVSNSGDGVYCHQCRQKTRAPAAACKNLTKKKPCLVKMCHRCLWNRYGEEVEEVASLEEWKCPKCRGACNCSVCLKRRGLQPMGVLTNAAKATGFSSITEMPTADSAEGSDTGKDVLSARKKGKESLNADYNTSSKRMKHSKLDETSQIIPKEVVLPVGTDLSSVAGIDVPAEDVGHALEFVEFCYVFGEILKFKDGEALCVLRDIFHGQTKKRGISCPVVMFHVHLLSVINEEEGEKFAEPNPSSWFSVLKKCLAESEHFLRVLGMSYLEKAADYDALNASEMLRVLNLLCIHALGTKKLRNWIEFQITQFNQKAEEAKLKVFEARGETLKQKIKQDTIKAIDARDGEQEAIVSLNSSAAEQAHGKLLESEAMLLKRISTKVEKY, from the exons ATGGCGGTTGAAGCATCCCTAGGTAATTCTGTGGCGTCTCTGTCGGCAGAGAACGTTAAATCAACCGGAAAATCAGATGCCGGTAGCCAAGTTAGTAATTCTGGTGACGGGGTGTATTGCCATCAG TGTCGTCAAAAAACCAGGGCTCCCGCAGCAGCATGCAAGAATCTTACCAAGAAAAAACCCTGTTTAGTAAAGATGTGTCACAGATGCCTATGGAACAG GTACGGTGAAGAGGTGGAGGAAGTAGCTAGTTTGGAGGAATGGAAGTGCCCGAAATGCAGGGGCGCTTGCAACTGCAGTGTGTGCTT GAAGAGAAGGGGCCTTCAACCCATGGGTGTACTTACCAATGCAGCAAAAGCGACTGGATTCTCTTCCATCACTGAGATGCCAACTGCTGACAGTGCTGAGGGTTCAGATACTGGAAAG GATGTATTATCTGCTAGAAAGAAAGGGAAGGAAAGTTTGAATGCAGATTATAATACCTCTTCAAAGAGAATGAAGCATTCTAAATTGGATGAAACCAGCCAGATTATTCCTAAAGAAGTTGTGCTGCCAGTGGGAACGGACTTGAGCAGTGTGGCTGGCATTGATGTACCTGCAGAAGATGTTGGCCATGCCTTGGAGTTTGTAGAATTCTGTTATGTTTTTGGAGAG ATCCTGAAATTCAAAGACGGGGAAGCATTATGTGTCCTTCGAGATATATTTCATGGGCAAACTAAAAAGCGAGGAATATCATGTCCGGTTGTCATGTTTCATGTACACCTACTATCAGTAATTAATGAGGAAGAGGGAGAGAA ATTTGCAGAGCCGAATCCGAGCTCGTGGTTCAGTGTGCTGAAGAAATGCTTGGCTGAATCTGAACATTTTCTTAGAGTGTTGGGGATGAGTTATTTAGAGAAGGCTGCTGACTATGATGCTTTAAATGCTTCAGAAATGCTTAGGGTCTTAAATCTGCTGTGCATTCATGCTCTTGGCACGAA AAAGCTAAGAAATTGGATAGAATTCCAAATAACACAATTTAACCAGAAGGCAGAAGAAGCTAAGCTTAAGGTTTTTGAAGCAAGAGGCGAG ACTTTGAAGCAGAAAATAAAACAGGACACTATCAAAGCTATTGATGCTAGGGATGGGGAGCAGGAAGCAATTGTTTCTCTTAATAGCTCTGCTGCAGAGCAAGCTCATGGAAAGCTGCTTGAGTCAGAGGCAATGCTTTTGAAGC GCATTTCCACAAAGGTGGAAAAATATTAG
- the LOC121776540 gene encoding uncharacterized protein LOC121776540 isoform X6, with protein MAVEASLGNSVASLSAENVKSTGKSDAGSQVSNSGDGVYCHQCRQKTRAPAAACKNLTKKKPCLVKMCHRCLWNRYGEEVEEVASLEEWKCPKCRGACNCSVCLKRRGLQPMGVLTNAAKATGFSSITEMPTADSAEGSDTGKQDVLSARKKGKESLNADYNTSSKRMKHSKLDETSQIIPKEVVLPVGTDLSSVAGIDVPAEDVGHALEFVEFCYVFGEILKFKDGEALCVLRDIFHGQTKKRGISCPVVMFHVHLLSVINEEEGEKFAEPNPSSWFSVLKKCLAESEHFLRVLGMSYLEKAADYDALNASEMLRVLNLLCIHALGTKKLRNWIEFQITQFNQKAEEAKLKVFEARGETLKQKIKQDTIKAIDARDGEQEAIVSLNSSAAEQAHGKLLESEAMLLKRISTKVEKY; from the exons ATGGCGGTTGAAGCATCCCTAGGTAATTCTGTGGCGTCTCTGTCGGCAGAGAACGTTAAATCAACCGGAAAATCAGATGCCGGTAGCCAAGTTAGTAATTCTGGTGACGGGGTGTATTGCCATCAG TGTCGTCAAAAAACCAGGGCTCCCGCAGCAGCATGCAAGAATCTTACCAAGAAAAAACCCTGTTTAGTAAAGATGTGTCACAGATGCCTATGGAACAG GTACGGTGAAGAGGTGGAGGAAGTAGCTAGTTTGGAGGAATGGAAGTGCCCGAAATGCAGGGGCGCTTGCAACTGCAGTGTGTGCTT GAAGAGAAGGGGCCTTCAACCCATGGGTGTACTTACCAATGCAGCAAAAGCGACTGGATTCTCTTCCATCACTGAGATGCCAACTGCTGACAGTGCTGAGGGTTCAGATACTGGAAAG CAGGATGTATTATCTGCTAGAAAGAAAGGGAAGGAAAGTTTGAATGCAGATTATAATACCTCTTCAAAGAGAATGAAGCATTCTAAATTGGATGAAACCAGCCAGATTATTCCTAAAGAAGTTGTGCTGCCAGTGGGAACGGACTTGAGCAGTGTGGCTGGCATTGATGTACCTGCAGAAGATGTTGGCCATGCCTTGGAGTTTGTAGAATTCTGTTATGTTTTTGGAGAG ATCCTGAAATTCAAAGACGGGGAAGCATTATGTGTCCTTCGAGATATATTTCATGGGCAAACTAAAAAGCGAGGAATATCATGTCCGGTTGTCATGTTTCATGTACACCTACTATCAGTAATTAATGAGGAAGAGGGAGAGAA ATTTGCAGAGCCGAATCCGAGCTCGTGGTTCAGTGTGCTGAAGAAATGCTTGGCTGAATCTGAACATTTTCTTAGAGTGTTGGGGATGAGTTATTTAGAGAAGGCTGCTGACTATGATGCTTTAAATGCTTCAGAAATGCTTAGGGTCTTAAATCTGCTGTGCATTCATGCTCTTGGCACGAA AAAGCTAAGAAATTGGATAGAATTCCAAATAACACAATTTAACCAGAAGGCAGAAGAAGCTAAGCTTAAGGTTTTTGAAGCAAGAGGCGAG ACTTTGAAGCAGAAAATAAAACAGGACACTATCAAAGCTATTGATGCTAGGGATGGGGAGCAGGAAGCAATTGTTTCTCTTAATAGCTCTGCTGCAGAGCAAGCTCATGGAAAGCTGCTTGAGTCAGAGGCAATGCTTTTGAAGC GCATTTCCACAAAGGTGGAAAAATATTAG
- the LOC121776540 gene encoding uncharacterized protein LOC121776540 isoform X1: MAVEASLGNSVASLSAENVKSTGKSDAGSQVSNSGDGVYCHQCRQKTRAPAAACKNLTKKKPCLVKMCHRCLWNRYGEEVEEVASLEEWKCPKCRGACNCSVCLKRRGLQPMGVLTNAAKATGFSSITEMPTADSAEGSDTGKVGKDMNGSLENDVLSARKKGKESLNADYNTSSKRMKHSKLDETSQIIPKEVVLPVGTDLSSVAGIDVPAEDVGHALEFVEFCYVFGEILKFKDGEALCVLRDIFHGQTKKRGISCPVVMFHVHLLSVINEEEGEKFAEPNPSSWFSVLKKCLAESEHFLRVLGMSYLEKAADYDALNASEMLRVLNLLCIHALGTKKLRNWIEFQITQFNQKAEEAKLKVFEARGETLKQKIKQDTIKAIDARDGEQEAIVSLNSSAAEQAHGKLLESEAMLLKRISTKVEKY; encoded by the exons ATGGCGGTTGAAGCATCCCTAGGTAATTCTGTGGCGTCTCTGTCGGCAGAGAACGTTAAATCAACCGGAAAATCAGATGCCGGTAGCCAAGTTAGTAATTCTGGTGACGGGGTGTATTGCCATCAG TGTCGTCAAAAAACCAGGGCTCCCGCAGCAGCATGCAAGAATCTTACCAAGAAAAAACCCTGTTTAGTAAAGATGTGTCACAGATGCCTATGGAACAG GTACGGTGAAGAGGTGGAGGAAGTAGCTAGTTTGGAGGAATGGAAGTGCCCGAAATGCAGGGGCGCTTGCAACTGCAGTGTGTGCTT GAAGAGAAGGGGCCTTCAACCCATGGGTGTACTTACCAATGCAGCAAAAGCGACTGGATTCTCTTCCATCACTGAGATGCCAACTGCTGACAGTGCTGAGGGTTCAGATACTGGAAAGGTTGGTAAAGACATGAATGGGTCTCTGGAAAAT GATGTATTATCTGCTAGAAAGAAAGGGAAGGAAAGTTTGAATGCAGATTATAATACCTCTTCAAAGAGAATGAAGCATTCTAAATTGGATGAAACCAGCCAGATTATTCCTAAAGAAGTTGTGCTGCCAGTGGGAACGGACTTGAGCAGTGTGGCTGGCATTGATGTACCTGCAGAAGATGTTGGCCATGCCTTGGAGTTTGTAGAATTCTGTTATGTTTTTGGAGAG ATCCTGAAATTCAAAGACGGGGAAGCATTATGTGTCCTTCGAGATATATTTCATGGGCAAACTAAAAAGCGAGGAATATCATGTCCGGTTGTCATGTTTCATGTACACCTACTATCAGTAATTAATGAGGAAGAGGGAGAGAA ATTTGCAGAGCCGAATCCGAGCTCGTGGTTCAGTGTGCTGAAGAAATGCTTGGCTGAATCTGAACATTTTCTTAGAGTGTTGGGGATGAGTTATTTAGAGAAGGCTGCTGACTATGATGCTTTAAATGCTTCAGAAATGCTTAGGGTCTTAAATCTGCTGTGCATTCATGCTCTTGGCACGAA AAAGCTAAGAAATTGGATAGAATTCCAAATAACACAATTTAACCAGAAGGCAGAAGAAGCTAAGCTTAAGGTTTTTGAAGCAAGAGGCGAG ACTTTGAAGCAGAAAATAAAACAGGACACTATCAAAGCTATTGATGCTAGGGATGGGGAGCAGGAAGCAATTGTTTCTCTTAATAGCTCTGCTGCAGAGCAAGCTCATGGAAAGCTGCTTGAGTCAGAGGCAATGCTTTTGAAGC GCATTTCCACAAAGGTGGAAAAATATTAG
- the LOC121776540 gene encoding uncharacterized protein LOC121776540 isoform X4: MAVEASLGNSVASLSAENVKSTGKSDAGSQVSNSGDGVYCHQCRQKTRAPAAACKNLTKKKPCLVKMCHRCLWNRYGEEVEEVASLEEWKCPKCRGACNCSVCLKRRGLQPMGVLTNAAKATGFSSITEMPTADSAEGSDTGKVGKDMNGSLENDVLSARKKGKESLNADYNTSSKRMKHSKLDETSQIIPKEVVLPVGTDLSSVAGIDVPAEDVGHALEFVEFCYVFGEILKFKDGEALCVLRDIFHGQTKKRGISCPVVMFHVHLLSVINEEEGEKFAEPNPSSWFSVLKKCLAESEHFLRVLGMSYLEKAADYDALNASEMLRVLNLLCIHALGTKKLRNWIEFQITQFNQKAEEAKLKVFEARGETLKQKIKQDTIKAIDARDGEQEAIVSLNSSAAEQAHGKLLESEAMLLKHS, translated from the exons ATGGCGGTTGAAGCATCCCTAGGTAATTCTGTGGCGTCTCTGTCGGCAGAGAACGTTAAATCAACCGGAAAATCAGATGCCGGTAGCCAAGTTAGTAATTCTGGTGACGGGGTGTATTGCCATCAG TGTCGTCAAAAAACCAGGGCTCCCGCAGCAGCATGCAAGAATCTTACCAAGAAAAAACCCTGTTTAGTAAAGATGTGTCACAGATGCCTATGGAACAG GTACGGTGAAGAGGTGGAGGAAGTAGCTAGTTTGGAGGAATGGAAGTGCCCGAAATGCAGGGGCGCTTGCAACTGCAGTGTGTGCTT GAAGAGAAGGGGCCTTCAACCCATGGGTGTACTTACCAATGCAGCAAAAGCGACTGGATTCTCTTCCATCACTGAGATGCCAACTGCTGACAGTGCTGAGGGTTCAGATACTGGAAAGGTTGGTAAAGACATGAATGGGTCTCTGGAAAAT GATGTATTATCTGCTAGAAAGAAAGGGAAGGAAAGTTTGAATGCAGATTATAATACCTCTTCAAAGAGAATGAAGCATTCTAAATTGGATGAAACCAGCCAGATTATTCCTAAAGAAGTTGTGCTGCCAGTGGGAACGGACTTGAGCAGTGTGGCTGGCATTGATGTACCTGCAGAAGATGTTGGCCATGCCTTGGAGTTTGTAGAATTCTGTTATGTTTTTGGAGAG ATCCTGAAATTCAAAGACGGGGAAGCATTATGTGTCCTTCGAGATATATTTCATGGGCAAACTAAAAAGCGAGGAATATCATGTCCGGTTGTCATGTTTCATGTACACCTACTATCAGTAATTAATGAGGAAGAGGGAGAGAA ATTTGCAGAGCCGAATCCGAGCTCGTGGTTCAGTGTGCTGAAGAAATGCTTGGCTGAATCTGAACATTTTCTTAGAGTGTTGGGGATGAGTTATTTAGAGAAGGCTGCTGACTATGATGCTTTAAATGCTTCAGAAATGCTTAGGGTCTTAAATCTGCTGTGCATTCATGCTCTTGGCACGAA AAAGCTAAGAAATTGGATAGAATTCCAAATAACACAATTTAACCAGAAGGCAGAAGAAGCTAAGCTTAAGGTTTTTGAAGCAAGAGGCGAG ACTTTGAAGCAGAAAATAAAACAGGACACTATCAAAGCTATTGATGCTAGGGATGGGGAGCAGGAAGCAATTGTTTCTCTTAATAGCTCTGCTGCAGAGCAAGCTCATGGAAAGCTGCTTGAGTCAGAGGCAATGCTTTTGAAGC